GCGATCGTCGAAGAGCTCAAGAAGATGTCGAAGCCCACGCGCAACTCCGACGAGATCGCTCAGGTCGGCACGATCTCGGCCAACTCCGACGAGTCGATCGGCAAGATCCTGGCCGACGCCATGGAGCGGGTCGGCAAGGAAGGCGTGATCACGGTCGAGGAAGCGAAGTCGATGACGACCGAGCTCGAGACCGTCGAGGGCATGCAGTTCGACCGCGGCTATCTCTCGCCCTATTTCGTGACCAACGCCGAGCGCATGACGGTCGAGCTCGAGAACCCGCGCATCCTGTTGCACGAGAAGAAGATCTCGAACATGAAGGACCTGCTGCCGCTGCTCGAGCAGACCGCGAAGAGCGGCGAGGCGCTGGTGATCATCGCCGAAGAGGTCGAGGGCGAGGCGCTCGCGACGCTGGTCGTGAACAAGATCCGCGGCACGCTGCACGTCGCGGCG
This genomic interval from Myxococcota bacterium contains the following:
- the groEL gene encoding chaperonin GroEL — its product is MAAKMICFDEEARARLLEGVNTMAQAVAVTLGPKGRNVIIEKSYGSPTVTKDGVTVAKAIELEGKYENMGAQMVKEVASKTSDVAGDGTTTATVLAQAIFREGSKLVAAGCSPMDLKRGIDRATGAIVEELKKMSKPTRNSDEIAQVGTISANSDESIGKILADAMERVGKEGVITVEEAKSMTTELETVEGMQFDRGYLSPYFVTNAERMTVELENPRILLHEKKISNMKDLLPLLEQTAKSGEALVIIAEEVEGEALATLVVNKIRGTLHVAA